DNA from Kryptolebias marmoratus isolate JLee-2015 linkage group LG15, ASM164957v2, whole genome shotgun sequence:
cattattggcacccatgaagtttaagtacatataatggaatatttactgaaggaaattcatcaagtgaaacaacattttattgctgatagcttgtgcttgatgcaaaacagcaaatgatcaaaaacatttaaaaagataaacattatgaggaaaacaaagaaaaacNNNNNNNNNNNNNNNNNNNNNNNNNNNNNNNNNNNNNNNNNNNNNNNNNNNNNNNNNNNNNNNNNNNNNNNNNNNNNNNNNNNNNNNNNNNNNNNNNNNNNNNNNNNNNNNNNNNNNNNNNNNNNNNNNNNNNNNNNNNNNNNNNNNNNNNNNNNNNNNNNNNNNNNNNNNNNNNNNNNNNNNNNNNNNNNNNNNNNNNNNNNNNNNNNNNNNNNNNNNNNNNNNNNNNNNNNNNNNNNNNNNNNNNNNNNNNNNNNNNNNNNNNNNNNNNNNNNNNNNNNNNNNNNNNNNNNNNNNNNNNNNNNNNNNNNNNNNNNNNNNNNNNNNNNNNNNNNNNNNNNNNNNNNNNNNNNNNNNNNNNNNNNNNNNNNNNNNNNNNNNNNNNNNNNNNNNNNNNNNNNNNNNNNNNNNNNNNNNNNNNNNNNNNNNNNNNNNNNNNNNNNNNNNNNNNNNNNNNNNNNNNNNNNNNNNNNNNNNNNNNNNNNNNNNNNNNNNNNNNNNNNNNNNNNNNNNNNNNNNNNNNNNNNNNNNNNNNNNNNNNNNNNNNNNNNNNNNNNNNNNNNNNNNNNNNNNNNNNNNNNNNNNNNNNNNNNNNNNNNNNNNNNNNNNNNNNNNNNNNNNNNNNNNNNNNNNNNNNNNNNNNNNNNNNNNNNNNNNNNNNNNNNNNNNNNNNNNNNNNNNNNNNNNNNNNNNNNNNNNNNNNNNNNNNNNNNNNNNNNNNNNNNNNNNNNNNNNNNNNNNNNNNNNNNNNNNNNNNNNNNNNNNNNNNNNNNNNNNNNNNNNNNNNNNNNNNNNNNNNNNNNNNNNNNNNNNNNNNNNNNNNNNNNNNNNNNNNNNNNNNNNNNNNNNNNNNNNNNNNNNNNNNNNNNNNNNNNNNNNNNNNNNNNNNNNNNNNNNNNNNNNNNNNNNNNNNNNNNNNNNNNNNNNNNNNNNNGGCGAAGATCCTGGGTCCTCCAGCAAGACAACGACCCAAAGCACACAGGCCTGgttgaaagggaaaaaatggactgttttaaaatggccagcAATGAGtcctgatctcaatccaattgaaAATCTTTGGGTGGAGCTGAAATCTGCCATTGGCGAAAGGAACCCTGCAAATGTACAAGAGCTTGAGCATATTGCAAAAGAAGTGTGGGAGAAAATGCCACCCGAGAAGTGCAAGAAGCTTATAGATGAATATAAGAAACGTTTGGAGGCCGTCATTGCTGCCAAAGGCTGTGCAACCAAATATTAAAGAGGGGTGTCAATATTAGTGCAcatgctggttttctgttttgtcctttggaattaaaatatttaagttgaaatggtaattgtctttgttaaattactttGGACCTGAAATTGAAAGATTCTGCTGATataagttttgaacatttccatttatttctgaagatattcactcagctatgcaaatcatgaaggggtgccaataatgttAAGCAGGACTGTAATTCACCACAAATGCAGCTGCAAACATGCATTTGGAAAGCTGAAATCAGATCAGGCaagctcttttattttgaaagggtttTATAAGTTTTGCGGTCCACCAATTGAAAGTCATGACCCTCTATGATATTTGCTCTGCTAAACAAGGAATCAAGTTAAATATTGACAAAAGTAAATAGTGTTTGTGTATCTTAGATAAAGTTGTTGGTTAGGCTGTAATAGGCAGTCCTCCCTGAGTAAGATGTGCTTTTGAACAATCCATATTCTTATCATTGTACGGAGTAGCCAGATGACAGTCTTCTGACTGTCATGTGTTCTAGTGGTCAAATGTGATAGATGACTCAGCAGTTTAATGGTGGAGCACTGTTTTACAAAAGCACAGAAAGGTCTTCAAAGCATTTTTGTTAATATCCTGCAAAGCAAACCAACGAAActgtctgaaacaaacaaacagaacaagacTCATCACTTTTGTTGTTCTTCACACGGAGAAaggaaaatgtaattattttgttgttgtttaggtttCTGAACCTTTGTTTTTGAGCATTCTTGGAAATGTCTCAAGAAGCAGGGCACCCAGTCATCACCTGATACACAGTTTAATCACAAAGAGGATCATTTGTTGGTTATTGATGAGTCACAGCACCATGTGAGCCTATTTGCTCCAAGCGTATCCATATTTTTGGTGTCTTTAAGAGTTCTCCCTCAGCTACTCTAAAAACTACAATTCCTTGTAGTTTGTTGTGAcgatcattttttttctgttgtctctGCAGGTGCTGGGTCGGTGCTTTGTCACGGTGATGCAGGTCCatttccagtttctgtcacaGGCTTTGCAGAAGGTCCAGCCTGTGGCTCAGTCCTGCCTGGCGGAGGCTCTCGCCCAGGCTCAAGAGCGCTGCGCTAGCGCCCGCTCCCAAAGCTCTGACCTCGGGCTCCTAACGGAACTAGAAGAAGCCTCTCGCTCATGGAAAGGTGCAGCTCAGGTATGCAGCTGTATAACCCCAGGCCTTTTCCAGGCCCGGGACTTGGAAACACGGGCCCTGTCAGCGGGATgtgaaaaaacaacttgttaaaCATTCCTGAGAAATGCAAGCTGTATGATTTCCAGCCACAATTTCCTCTTTCCTCTTTGCTAAGCCGTAGCTCATCTGTAAACCTGTGTTGCTATGACTGCACCCCCTCCAATTCAACCCATATAAAGGACCTTACTAATCCTCAGGCTAATCAGTCTCTGGCAGCCTTTTGAGCGCTGTTGTATACAGAGACGCAAAGAGGAGAGTAGTGGGTTGATTGATCTGCTAAAACCTGGCATGTAAAGTGTTTGCCCTAGAGGAAATTGGGCCTGCATGTAGGATGGAGTATATTTCAGAGGCTACACCcctcatttagttttttttttctaattaccCTAAAAGAACTGACACAATTTTTGAGGTCATTTAAGGTAAAAATTAAGTTACCTAGTACTTGTCCATGCAAACAAAGAATAACGAAGTGCAAACTCTAATTTAGCAGTTCGTGTATTACTTGCGAGGTTTTtcttgtagtgttttttttgccGCTCCATCTCAGAACTCTGCTGTGTGCTCTTGTGTCTTCAGGCCACAGCAAGGCTGAGAGAGAGGGGCCGGGACGGCTGCCTGGCAGGCATCCAGGTTCAGCAGCTCTTTTGCTCCAACAACACCACCATCCCCGAACACCAGCTGAAGGAGCTCAACATGAAAATTGACAGTGCATTACAGGTACAGTTTCAATGGATTGATCAAGCCTGGTTACAACTGGGAAGCTACTGAAGATGTAGAAAGACCCTTGACATAATTGGTTGTTAATAGAGTAAGATCAAAGATGTAATGTTCTAACATTGCTGCTCATGTTTCCTCTCAATCCAGGCCTATAGAGCAGCACTAGAAAGCCTGGGCCACAGGGAGTATGCACTGAAGGCGGGTTTTCACCACAACCCCAAAACTGTGGAAGAAGCCTTACAGGTGGGTTCATCCATACTACTtgacaacttaaaaaaacttGCAAGATTAGGAAACGAAAGTGGAAACAAATGTCACCACAGCAGGTTAATAAATGCTTCTTTGTAGGTAATTATCCCAGTGGTCTGTCATTGATGTGTTCGGACTGTTGTTGTGTGTGAACAGGGCTGTTGTAGTGATGTTGAGGCTCAGCAAGCGGGCAGGATGCAGACCACCTCCCAACCCATCCAGTGCGAGCTTCCCACCATCCCTGTGCAGATCGGCTCACActtcctcaaaggagtgtccttTAACGAGTCAGCAGCTGAAAACCTCAAACTGAAAACGGTATATATTCTgtatcaaaacagttttttgtttaattgtgagTTTGTTGCCAAAGGTATAATTTTGTAACCTCTGCTActaatgttaaataataaaagctttagttgtttttgtttactcatTTCTGTAGTTGAACATTAATAAACACAGAGCAGGCTGATTGGTTGATGCCCCTCCATGTTTTATCTGCAGCACACGATGCTGCAGCTCATTAAGGAGGTGCTGGGTCAGAACGGAATGGCCCCCAGGGACGACTCTCCAGTCACTGAGGTCCTCAATCAGGTCTGCCCATCCAGTTGGAGAGGAGCCTGCAAGACAGCtgtccagctgctgtttgcccAGGCTGGTCTGGTAAGTGGAAATGTTCAATTGGAAGGTTAGTGTGGTTTCCAGTGGTCGAGAAGTGACAGATGGAGTAAAGTaacatatattataaaatatcttttaaaagatgtttacaTCCTGAGAACCAAACAGCTCAAGGTGCGTTTTATTTGGTCTAGTTAAGTCTCAGTTTTAGTGCATGTCCTATTTTATTCACACCTGATACTGAATAGTGTGTTTCAGGGATTGGCTTCTTGCATTCCATTCTCATTTAGATTTATAACGCAGAGGAGCAGATCTTTTTCATGGCTTATTGGTGTAAACAAACACCAATGGAAtcagaaaaggggaaaaaaaacattcctgtaGCATCTGAGTGAAGGATAGTCTTGCCTGAACGTGTCTGCAaacagccccccacccccaccccccacccccccactgTTTAAAGGGAGAGTCACAGTGAGGGAGGGTCCACGGCAGGAGTCTCTTTAGAGTAACACCAGTGTgtttatacagttttttttttcttttgtgtggtCTCCCTGTTTTGTATATTAAAACCAAGTGTTCTTATCCAGCACAATGTTAACTGTAAAACAAGCCTTGAATGATGAATGGGCGCTTTGCATTAGCTCCTTATCTGAACCTATCACCACTCAGCTCAAAAtagatcacacacacacacacacataataaaTTCcccattctttaaaaaaaaaaaaacgtgtttacTCATACACACAATGTCATGCAGGGCAGTAAAACTCCTCACATGGTCATTTCAGTATCTATGTTTATTGAAGTATTAATTACCATCAATTCCCTTCATACCCTCACCTcacaaaacaggatttttagTCACAATTTAATAATTTGACAATtatatgtatattaaaaaaatcatgtaaGTGTCAAATAGGATATGATAGACAAGGTCGGTCATATTTGGCCACAATCTTGTTTGATATACTTACTTTGATGTACTTATTTGATATAACTCTTCCAAAAAAATCCAATACTATTTCCTCCATTCTTTTATAAGTGTTAAGAAACACTGACAGTGTGTTGGTGATTGTTTATGATCATTCTACTTTCTAGATTTAGAGTGCAATGAGGTCGTTGTTTTTATTACTGCTGTACATTCTCACGCCCCCATCCCAGCCCTGGAGGTAATTTTGGTCAGGATAATTTTTTATATGGCTTACTGACAGTTTGTCTATTTGTctttcttgaaaataaaaaaggaaagaaaatctAACTTGGGGTTTTTGAGGATACACCTGTTCTTATTATAACAATAGTCATTTCCTGCAATCCAGGAAATGGACTCCTCCCTTTTTCCCTCCCTTTCTGTGACCAAACTCATATGGGTAGCCAAGGTCACATCCAAAAAACCTGTGAATAGATTTGCTCTCAGCAAGTAGGAAGGTTCACGGGTTTGTCACTAGCTGATTGAAAGCATTCAGCTTCCTCACCTTGACTTGCCTCTTGCTGCTGAGTGGCAAATTAATGCCAGACATCAGCTGCAAGTGTTTGACCTCTGTCTAGTTTCTTACACTCTgtagattttaaaactttctgcaTAAATAAAGACATCGACTGTGTATGCCAATTATTAGTTTTGTTGCTGTAATTTGAAATCATAGGTATTGTATGCAAatactgttctttttttaacataagcagaatgcacaaaaataaaggaacaaaaagaaaggtcTTCTGTCAGGAGATGCTCACcaagttgtgtttgtgtctcaacAGGTGGTTGTTGATACAGCTCAGATTGAAAACAAGGAGGCCTATGCTCCTCAGATCACTCTGGAGGGATCCAAGGTGGTGGTCCAGGTTCCCTCAACATGGTGAGACCATCAAGATGTTTTCCAAGAGGAGCTTAAACGTTCTTGTCTTCTAATCTAATAAACAACAGCTTAAAAGTAATTTTGATTGGTGACCAGAGTAAACCGAAGGTGTCGTATACACAACTCACTGAAAAGGACTAAAGCATTTCTATGTTATTTCTACACTattgtgggtgggtgggggggtgatTTGTCTGTGTCCAAATGAGATGTGTTAAAGAATATAACATATtggtgattctttttttttacacaccaGCACTTTTTTGTGACATTGTGTTGAAAAGGTTCCAGTTCAtggtttttcttgttgttgttcaggTGTTTGAAGGAGGACCCAGCCACGATGTCCCTGCTGCAGCGAAGCCTGGACCCAGAGAAGACTCTTGGACTAGTAGATGTGCTGTACACAGCTGTGTTTGACATCAACAGGTGGAAGGAGAGAAAGTAAGTGGGATTAgaagtaaatataaataactaCTCCATTTTCCAACAAAACAAGAGTTGAGGTGTTTTGTAATTTCAAGTGTTGTGTGAggaaaaaacttaattttattttagtgatcAAACTGATGTCTTTTCTCTTCACCAAAGGGAGCAGGCCTTGCCCACTATTCAGATCCAGCTGCAGCGAGAGAGCCCGGATTACGGCAGCCAGATAGACTTACCCACTGGCACCAGCTCCAAGACCTCCAGTGGATTACCAAAAACAATATCTAAACTGACTTCCAAGTTTGCCAAGAAGGTCTCATCCAACTCTAATAGTGGAGGCAGCTACTCCATCCCCAGTACCCCATCTCGCAGCATGCTGACAAGTAGTAGCTCTGAGGATAAAGCCAAAAGCCTGGGCCACAGTGACGGGAGGCTACAGAGCATTCTACAGATGGGCAGTATGTCCTGCAACCCTGACTCTAGCCAGCAAATCCAGCTGGCTAATGGCTCAGTGTCTGAAGACCAGGGCATGAACCTGCCCACTGACCAAGAGATGCAAGATGTCATTGACTTTCTCTCAGGATTCAACATGGGCAAATCCCAGCAGGCCTCACCCCTGGTCAAGAGGAGGAACTCTGTGGCCTCTGCCAACCCTGCTGAACTGAAGCCCCCGAGTGGTCCTCCACCAACCTCCCAGTCTATCTCTCACAGTGCCCTCCAGCCCCCATCTCAGCCACAACCTCAGCCCCCTCCATCGGTGCAGAAGCAGCAGCCCCCGCCTCAAACACAACCACCACctccgcagcagcagcaacaggcCCCTCCTCCTTCTCAGCAGTCCTCCCCGCAGGCCCTGCCGTACTACCAGCACCTCTTGCAGCCCATCACTCAGCAGCAGGCGCCTCCTCCTCAGCTTCCTCCCCAGCAGACCCCACCGCAGGTCCTACCACAGCAGAGAGTGGCCAGCAAGTGGCTTGGCACTTCAGGGCAGCAGCCCCCGCCACAAGCCCCCCCTGCAGGGCTGTCACCTCTAGGCCCCATTGGACAGTGGGGATCCCCGGGGCTGCCGGACCTCAGCTCGGACCTGTACAGTCTGGGCCTGGTCAGCACCTACATGGACAGTGTCATCTCAGACATGCTGGGCCAGAAGCCACAGGGCCCTCGCAACAATACCTGGCCCAACAGGGACCAGAGCGAGGGGGTGTTTGGAGTCCTGGGAGACACACTGTCTTTTGACCCAGCAGGTGGGTGCACCCTCTGATACGTGGCAACAACAATCCATCTGTATCATAATTGCTGAAATCAGCAACCAGCCACACATGTGCATCTCTTACATCTTCTGGATGTCAAGAGTCAATTTTCTTTAGTGTAATTTTAGTATGTAGCTGTTTCCAGTCTGCTCCCGATAATCAgattttattgtgtatttttattaattggGATTTAAAGTCATATGGTAACACAAAAGTTatatacagaaaaacacatgttgggGTATTAAAGTTGGCTtggaatttgtaaaaaaaaagactgcctGTCAGCACATCTGTTTATATTTGGTTATACATATACACAGACTGACCCGAGGCTGGCGTCAGACCTGAAGATGGCACGTGTGGCACAAATAGAAAATGAACAATATCATATTATTCAAGTGGTACGTTCGGAGACTAACGTTCAGATTTGTTGTTGCTCTGAGTTCTTAACGCAACGGCAAAATCCAGCTGAAAGCATCGAAATGTTTGCAGTGGGTGCTTTGCTGACCCATAAAAAAGTTCCTCATCTAAATCGAAATCTTTCTTGGCtcataaaagaaaattagtttGCAGAGATCATAATAAGTGAACACTGAGGGGTTTGCTAGACAGGAGCAAATCATACACAAACGGCAAGATCATTACGTAAACAAAAGCACTATAATACCATATGGTAATTATGTTTGGTTGCTAGGCAATGGATAATGGAGTGAAGTTATTAGTTGAGTGTAATCGTGTGTATTTATGTACCATCTTGTACCCACTGAGACAGCTTAAGACCTTGATCCAATTATTCTAAAAAGTGTAAGATAGGATAAGCAGCTGTTTTCTCCAGCACGCCGCCGCAGTTGcaagttgaaaataaaatgctgaatttAGCTTCTGTCAGTTTCTATTTTTACAGTGCAGcggactcattttttttttttttttttttgatggcaGTCGAGGCCCATTGTGCAGAGTTGACTTACGGCTATTGTGATTTTTCTGCTACGGTAGACAGTCTGGCTAAATGGATTGAGCTCCTGGGAGCGAAAGAGAAAAGCTGAGGGTGTCAGAAACTCACAGTCGTGTTTATTCACTCTCTCCACGCACAGTTGGCTCTGACCCGGAGTTTGCACGTTACGTTGCCGGCGTCAGTCAAGCCATGCAGCAGAAACGGCAGGTGCAGCACATCCGTCGCCCCAGCAACACGCGCAGCAACTGGCCAATGCCTGATGAGCAGCACAGGACCTGGCCCCACCCAGAGTATTATAGTGAGGGGTATGTATCCTTATAGCCCATCTGCCTAATCACTGATTAACTCACTGATAGAAAACAAACTGGATTTTTCTCAGATGAACAGCATTAGAACAGTGTCATTGTTTATTCAGCTATAGGAAATTTAGCAAAATGCAGTGTACTGTGTAGTTAACACATAATGTGCAATAATCTGTTATGTTCCATTTAGATAAGTGTCTGATGTCACCGTATTTTAAGGCTCTCTTTTGCCAGACTACAGATAATATCTCTAGCAGCAATTACACGGTTTTCAAGCCAACACATGCTCGTAGCCACGGGCTTgaaactaaaagccaaaaactttttttccccatttcacTTGTGAGGCTGTTCGCCTTGGAATAAGTTCTTACATCGCACCTATAATATATCAACCAGCTTGCTCATTTAACAATGTAAAAGCTGAAGTTAAAGTGAGTTGGCAAAGTCCGGATGCCAGGTAAGCTGAAGAGTGGCAGATACAACATGTAATGGAGCCTGAACAGCAACggtgaatagttttttttttttctttttgtggaaaTCATGCcaacaaagcaaacagagaCTTGACAGAGAGGAATTTAGTGATAAAGGGAGAGCCAACAAAGTGACACTGAAGATGCTATTTGCCCTGGCAAGTTTTTGCCTGCCCGCTTTTGGGACAAATATGAAAATTTACCAAATGTGTGTAACCTGAAGTACTTGACAGAAAGCTCTTTCTTCATCATGAATGAAGTCCTAAGCAAATTATGCCTCTGTTCtgatctgtttaaaaacaaaacattattattgttaGCAGCTGTGTAGTCGCACTGACGCAGGGTTACTTAAAACAAATAGTTTCCAAACGTGTTTGGCTGTGTTTTAATTAGTCTTTGTGGCTGATACTGTGATCAGAAATGTGGATTTAAAGTGTGAGAAACCATCCCGCTTACAGGTTAGTCCAGGTAAGCGAGCATCACAACCATGACCTCACTTCTAAAGTTGTAAAGATTAtaagattatttaaaagtaatatAACACTTAGACACTTCAGTACAGCTTTTACTTGGAAATGGAAGATCCTGTATCTGTATACTAGACAAAAAATATGTTACTATCCTgggaaattgtttttgttttatttatgttttggatCATCAAATACATTTGGCCCtgttgcaaacaaaaacaccttttttttttttttaagagaacaTGTTGGAAATACTAACACATCTTATGGTTGCTTTCTCAGCGAGGCCGTAAACAGCAGCTGGTCGGCCAATCAGGGGGATTCAGCCAGCTCTAGTGACGAGACGTCGTCGGCCAACGGCGACAGCCTGTTCTCCATGTTTTCTGGGCCGGACCTTGTAGCAGCGGTTAAACAAAGGAGGTGAGTCCCAGAGTCTTCCACCGACTTGAATTTGTCTCGTCCAGTTCTTGCCGTGCAGCTTTTTTACGGCTCAGCACTGGTAATTACTTAAAGCAAGCACTTAGTTTTTAATATCGTCCTCActcagcacacagacacagcctCTTCTTAGGTTTgagaaatattacataaaatgtttctgaagctCAGCGGAGCCTTGTTGTTTAACTCATCTGAGCAAGAAGCTCGACTTGAGTTTGACTTTGATTGTTGCTTTGCACATGAGCTCTGAAGACGTGTAATGACACTTTCTTTcctcagaaaacacagctgTGTAGAGCCAGAGGTGTGCACCCTACCTTCACCGCCACTACACCACATTGGTGATGATAACCAGGTAAAGTATGAGCACCACCGGCGCAGTGAAACATCATCA
Protein-coding regions in this window:
- the garre1 gene encoding granule associated Rac and RHOG effector protein 1, which translates into the protein MYCCSAQESKMDYKRRFLLGGSKQKVQQHQQYQMPELSRTLSAPLASSCSATSPMGTGVGLPGSCHPPPSGTTTAVADIQQGISKYLDALNVFCRASAFLTDLFSSVFRNSHYSKAAMQLKDVQEHVMEAASRLTAAIKPEIAKMLMELSAGAANFKDQNDFSLQDVEVLGRCFVTVMQVHFQFLSQALQKVQPVAQSCLAEALAQAQERCASARSQSSDLGLLTELEEASRSWKGAAQATARLRERGRDGCLAGIQVQQLFCSNNTTIPEHQLKELNMKIDSALQAYRAALESLGHREYALKAGFHHNPKTVEEALQGCCSDVEAQQAGRMQTTSQPIQCELPTIPVQIGSHFLKGVSFNESAAENLKLKTHTMLQLIKEVLGQNGMAPRDDSPVTEVLNQVCPSSWRGACKTAVQLLFAQAGLVVVDTAQIENKEAYAPQITLEGSKVVVQVPSTWCLKEDPATMSLLQRSLDPEKTLGLVDVLYTAVFDINRWKERKEQALPTIQIQLQRESPDYGSQIDLPTGTSSKTSSGLPKTISKLTSKFAKKVSSNSNSGGSYSIPSTPSRSMLTSSSSEDKAKSLGHSDGRLQSILQMGSMSCNPDSSQQIQLANGSVSEDQGMNLPTDQEMQDVIDFLSGFNMGKSQQASPLVKRRNSVASANPAELKPPSGPPPTSQSISHSALQPPSQPQPQPPPSVQKQQPPPQTQPPPPQQQQQAPPPSQQSSPQALPYYQHLLQPITQQQAPPPQLPPQQTPPQVLPQQRVASKWLGTSGQQPPPQAPPAGLSPLGPIGQWGSPGLPDLSSDLYSLGLVSTYMDSVISDMLGQKPQGPRNNTWPNRDQSEGVFGVLGDTLSFDPAVGSDPEFARYVAGVSQAMQQKRQVQHIRRPSNTRSNWPMPDEQHRTWPHPEYYSEGEAVNSSWSANQGDSASSSDETSSANGDSLFSMFSGPDLVAAVKQRRKHSCVEPEVCTLPSPPLHHIGDDNQDSKTKTWPPKAPWQHSTQTNTMPNPSSSLYQMNMPPSSQWSDSMQMLQSPVWSTASDCPPSTGISSGFPFSQQQQQQQQQQQQQQQQQQQHKPMTKGFKSFPLKHEHRPSYLHQY